The Solanum pennellii chromosome 7, SPENNV200 DNA segment aAAACTACTCTCCCACATGATGAGCACATGGACCACCTCCTTCtccttttttcttaaattcttaaaaaaaaaaaagctatttACCTTTTTATCGTAATTCGAGCATTTCAATCACGAAATACACATGATCTCTTCACCTTTAATTAAAGGATCATGAATTTACATCTTAATATAGagaatcttttttttctaaaaagcaGATCCTCCTAAACTGATCATATGCGACACGGATTTTCGAACATCAAATGGTTAAAAGAAAGTATGACTAAGTAATTTgtacataaattaatttggaTAATAATCGCGAACCCAGATGGATCGTTAATAGGAATAAGTGACCCGGTTGATGACCCGACCCTTGAGCATAGCATTGTAGAGGGCGGCCCGATTAGCCGGCATTTCTTCCACTTTCGCCCtcttgtttaattcatttgaaTCCGAATTTGAGAAAGCAGAGAAGACTTCGTTTTTATTTCCACGacgaaaattattattattaaaatgacgAAGCTTTCTATATTCTTCACTATTCCCACTTGGCTCCACCACATCTTCTGCAAATTTcacccttttcttcttcttctccttcttccttctatctaaaataaaaaataaattaaaaaaaaacaattattaacataaaaaaattaatatatatatatttttttaacattatcaatatattttaatcCCTTATAAAAATTATCTCTCTCCTATCATTTCATATGACAATATTTAATCAgacaaaaataaactaaaaattgctttttacataaattaaaatcatttcgaaatttgtgattttaaacATGGTTTCTACGATCGCCAAAGTATTTCATATgatatgaaattgaaaaaaaaaatatcatcaatcaCCCCCAATCCTCATTATTGACAAGACACATGACCTTGTGCTAAAGTTGTACATAACTTTGTCATaatgaaacagactaaaaagaaaagcgTGTCATACCTGTAGATATGCAGGATCGAGGAGGGATATTCGAAATTGAATTGAAGGAAAATTCTTG contains these protein-coding regions:
- the LOC107025387 gene encoding uncharacterized protein LOC107025387, yielding MSSLLTSQGVVFATAMAVSAGTMILLATFRLQKTQEFSFNSISNIPPRSCISTDRRKKEKKKKRVKFAEDVVEPSGNSEEYRKLRHFNNNNFRRGNKNEVFSAFSNSDSNELNKRAKVEEMPANRAALYNAMLKGRVINRVTYSY